One genomic window of Saccopteryx bilineata isolate mSacBil1 chromosome 4, mSacBil1_pri_phased_curated, whole genome shotgun sequence includes the following:
- the EFCAB9 gene encoding EF-hand calcium-binding domain-containing protein 9, producing the protein METVVHRQPARSGLGFEKLWGPFGGTVLGGGVPRTSPGRHILPADLVRVPRLSAAPCCRNAAPLRPRSVPGGRGFPDRFLLPRDSETEIQSRPGPEGGQVSDLTCRLTMVQLKEGSFLWYLYLDKQYCLLSVRNVNALLQYFHLLDVHNNNTLNDVLFYHFLRHVTNWNRKQIMSVFDLLDWETMGEIGFEEFYMLVCMLLARQNQLEEQFLFRHSRLVFELLDINGELRINAEDLYMYEFLFNIKKEQLQEFYGDLDITGDRCLNYKEFKLLTRFTMHKYQKRLQAEEETQKEQAQLRKNAPHRFMRKPKILRLTLPGGKTCRVANGEVR; encoded by the exons ATGGAAACTGTAGTCCACCGCCAGCCTGCGCGCTCAGGGCTGGGCTTTGAAAAGCTCTGGGGACCCTTCGGCGGGACCGTCCTGG GTGGGGGCGTCCCTCGCACCAGCCCCGGGCGACACATCCTGCCCGCGGATCTGGTGCGGGTTCCCCGGCTCAGTGCTGCCCCCTGCTGCCGGAATGCTGCGCCCCTGCGACCGCGGTCAGTCCCTGGAGGCCGCGGTTTCCCGGATCGTTTCCTGCTTCCCAGGGACTCCGAAACCGAGATCCAGAGCCGGCCGGGACCAGAGG GTGGCCAGGTTAGTGACCTCACCTGTCGCCTCACCATGGTGCAGCTGAAGGAAGGGTCCTTTCTGTGGTACCTGTACCTGGACAAGCAATACTGCTTATTGTCCGTGAGGAACGTGAACGCCTTGCTGCAGTATTTCCACCTCCTGGATGTGCACAACAACAACACCTTGAACG ACGTGCTGTTCTACCACTTCCTTCGTCACGTGACCAACTGGAACCGGAAACAAATCATGAGCGTGTTCGACCTGCTGGACTGGGAGACTATGGGCGAGATCGGTTTCGAAGAGTTCTACATGCTGGTTTGCATGCTGCTGGCACGGCAG AACCAGTTGGAAGAGCAATTTCTCTTCCGTCATTCCAGACTTGTTTTTGAGTTGCTTGACATCAATGGGGAGCTGAGGATTAATGCAGAGGACTTGTACATGTACGAATTCCTcttcaacattaaaaaagagcaaCTCCAAGAGTTCTACGGCGACTTGGACATCACAGGTGACCGT tGTCTTAATTACAAGGAATTTAAGCTGCTCACTCGGTTCACCATGCACAAGTACCAGAAGAGGCTGCAGGCGGAGGAGGAGACACAGAAAGAGCAAGCTCAGCTCAGAAAGAATGCGCCCCACAGATTTATGAGGAAACCGAAGA TCCTCAGGCTAACACTGCCTGGAGGCAAGACCTGCAGAGTGGCAAACGGTGAAGTGCGCTGA
- the UBTD2 gene encoding ubiquitin domain-containing protein 2 isoform X2 produces the protein MTDGQLRSKRDEFWDTAPAFEGRKEIWDALKAAAHAFESNDHELAQAIIDGANITLPHGALTECYDELGNRYQLPVYCLAPPINMIEEKSDIETLDIPEPPPNSGYECQLRLRLSTGKDLRLAVRSTDSVYHMKRRLHAAEGVEPGSQRWFFSGRPLTDKMKLEELKIPKDYVVQVIMSQPLQSPTPVEN, from the exons ATGACAGACGGACAGCTGCGCAGCAAGAGGGACGAGTTCTGGGACACCGCGCCGGCGTTTGAGGGCCGGAAAGAGATCTGGGATGCCTTGAAGGCGGCGGCGCACGCTTTTGAGAGCAATGATCATGAACTGGCCCAGGCGATCATCGACGGTGCGAACATCACGCTGCCACATG GCGCGCTTACGGAGTGCTACGACGAGCTGGGGAACAGATACCAGCTTCCGGTCTACTGCCTGGCGCCCCCCATCAACATGATAGAGGAGAAGAGCGACATAGAGACTCTGGACATTCCGGAGCCGCCTCCCAACTCCGGGTACGAATGTCAGCTCCGCCTGCGCCTGTCCACCGGCAAAGACCTGCGGCTGGCGGTGCGCAGCACGGACTCCGTGTATCACATGAAGAGGCGGCTGCACGCCGCCGAGGGGGTGGAGCCCGGCAGCCAGCGCTGGTTCTTCTCCGGCAGGCCTCTCACCGACAAGATGAAGCTGGAGGAGCTGAAGATCCCCAAGGACTATGTTGTGCAGGTCATAATGAGCCAGCCTCTGCAGAGCCCGACGCCCGTTGAGAACTGA
- the UBTD2 gene encoding ubiquitin domain-containing protein 2 isoform X1, producing the protein MGGCVGAQHDSSGSLNENSEGTGVALGRNQPLKKEKPKWKSDYPMTDGQLRSKRDEFWDTAPAFEGRKEIWDALKAAAHAFESNDHELAQAIIDGANITLPHGALTECYDELGNRYQLPVYCLAPPINMIEEKSDIETLDIPEPPPNSGYECQLRLRLSTGKDLRLAVRSTDSVYHMKRRLHAAEGVEPGSQRWFFSGRPLTDKMKLEELKIPKDYVVQVIMSQPLQSPTPVEN; encoded by the exons ttgctTTAGGTCGCAACCagcctttgaagaaggagaaacccAAATGGAAGAGCGATTACCCCATGACAGACGGACAGCTGCGCAGCAAGAGGGACGAGTTCTGGGACACCGCGCCGGCGTTTGAGGGCCGGAAAGAGATCTGGGATGCCTTGAAGGCGGCGGCGCACGCTTTTGAGAGCAATGATCATGAACTGGCCCAGGCGATCATCGACGGTGCGAACATCACGCTGCCACATG GCGCGCTTACGGAGTGCTACGACGAGCTGGGGAACAGATACCAGCTTCCGGTCTACTGCCTGGCGCCCCCCATCAACATGATAGAGGAGAAGAGCGACATAGAGACTCTGGACATTCCGGAGCCGCCTCCCAACTCCGGGTACGAATGTCAGCTCCGCCTGCGCCTGTCCACCGGCAAAGACCTGCGGCTGGCGGTGCGCAGCACGGACTCCGTGTATCACATGAAGAGGCGGCTGCACGCCGCCGAGGGGGTGGAGCCCGGCAGCCAGCGCTGGTTCTTCTCCGGCAGGCCTCTCACCGACAAGATGAAGCTGGAGGAGCTGAAGATCCCCAAGGACTATGTTGTGCAGGTCATAATGAGCCAGCCTCTGCAGAGCCCGACGCCCGTTGAGAACTGA